A genome region from Arachis duranensis cultivar V14167 chromosome 8, aradu.V14167.gnm2.J7QH, whole genome shotgun sequence includes the following:
- the LOC107461683 gene encoding probable serine/threonine-protein kinase PBL28 isoform X3, whose amino-acid sequence MRLLWGIKLPLLIFIQLLCLSKLYGSLSRSQQLGCSIVKYPCRMQWPCRLNCYKLKDPGAFSLILCGIAAKVDGNNDIPTLTPVQEAQVNRQGERRAAAATVGGVAAALLVIIIVVIVYICLMRLKRMMRQTSESASSMPSPTVEMGRSNNSLQVNELCPYYAHNARQLTILELEQATRCFNQSNIVGEDRFGLVYQGLLQDGSIVAIKRRISSLTTNFIREVRKISCIHHMNLVKLIGYYEDGYQQLLVYEHLPNGHVGNHLYDSEGLPIGKLDLWRRLSIALGASKGLEHLHSLDPPLVHTNFRTRNVFLDGSYTAKVSDYGFGTLQREVDQAAASSSCIDCFLDPELSSPENYTQQSDVYSFGVFLLELISGCEVYNRNMSTLEENLVFQAKAKAKDSDGLEKLIDVTLGEHEKHGARRMVRLALLCISKSYRRPSMGQIVEELERIQREIAPLYSQVNEDIGVVTLGSELFQ is encoded by the exons ATGCGATTGCTATGGGGGATAAAGTTGCCCCTACTCATATTCATTCAACTtttatgtctcagcaaattATATG GTTCACTTAGCAGATCACAGCAATTGGGATGCAGCATTGTGAAGTATCCGTGTCGAATGCAATGGCCGTGTCGCCTTAACTGCTATAAACTAAAAGATCCAGGTGCTTTTTCACTGATTCTCT GTGGAATAGCAGCAAAGGTGGATGGAAACAATGACATTCCAACACTTACACCTGTTCAAGAAGCTCAAGTTAACAGGCAGGGTGAAAGAAGGGCTGCTGCCGCCACAGTTGGTGGCGTTGCTGCCGCCTTATTGGTGATTATCATTGTGGTAATTGTGTATATCTGCTTGATGcgtcttaaaagaatgatgaggCAAACATCTGAGAGTGCTTCTTCTATGCCATCTCCCACAG TTGAGATGGGAAGAAGCAACAACTCGCTGCAAGTAAACGAACTGTGTCCATATTATGCACACAATGCAAGGCAGTTAACAATTTTAGAACTAGAACAAGCTACAAGATGTTTCAATCAAAGTAATATTGTAGGTGAAGATAGATTTGGTTTGGTTTACCAGGGCTTGCTTCAAGATGGATCTATTGTGGCTATAAAGAGGAGAATATCTTCTCTAACGACGAATTTCATCCGCGAG GTGAGGAAGATATCATGCATTCACCATATGAATCTTGTGAAGCTTATAGGCTACTATGAAGATGGCTATCAACAATTACTAGTGTATGAACATCTCCCTAATGGCCATGTAGGGAATCACCTATATG ATAGTGAAGGTTTACCTATTGGAAAGTTAGACTTGTGGAGGAGGTTATCCATTGCTTTAGGAGCATCCAAAG GACTGGAACATCTTCACAGTTTGGATCCTCCTTTGGTTCACACCAATTTCAGAACTAGAAATGTTTTTTTGGATGGAAGTTACACTGCCAAGGTTTCGGATTACGGATTCGGCACATTGCAAAGAGAAGTTGATCAGGCTGCAGCCTCATCTTCATGCATAGATTGCTTTCTTGACCCAGA GTTGAGTTCACCAGAAAACTATACACAGCAGAGTGATGTATACAGCTTTGGAGTCTTTTTACTGGAGTTGATTAGTGGTTGTGAAGTTTATAACAGAAACATGTCAACCTTAGAAGAAAACCTAGTATTCCAG GCAAAGGCAAAGGCAAAGGATAGTGATGGGTTGGAGAAGTTGATTGATGTAACATTAGGAGAGCATGAAAAACATGGTGCAAGGAGAATGGTGAGGTTGGCATTGTTATGCATAAGCAAGAGTTATAGAAGGCCATCAATGGGGCAAATAGTGGAAGAGCTAGAGCGGATTCAAAGAGAGATTGCTCCTTTGTATTCACAAGTCAATGAGGACATTGGTGTCGTCACTCTTGGGAGTGAACTTTTCCAATAA
- the LOC107461727 gene encoding protein disulfide isomerase-like 1-4 — translation MRIFVLLSLTTLLLFSTFSITYCKDSATATTAAADDDEDLSFLEEADDTSSSHHHQYEGHYPDPDQIDDADLDDFSGFDETEFNPDAYKEAEVDEKDVVILKDKNFTDVVKNNRYVMVEFYAPWCGHCQALAPEYAAAATELKGENVILAKVDATEENELAQEYDIQGFPTVYFFIDGVHKTYNGLRNKDAIVSWIKKKIGPGIYNITTVEDAERILTSESKVVLGFLNSLVGPESDELAAASRLEDEVTFYQTVNPDVAKLFHIDPSIKRPTLILIKREEEKLNHFDGQFVKSELADFVFANKLPLVTTFTRESAPSVFENPIKKQILLFATSNDSEKFLPVFQDAAKFFKGKLIFVYVQVDNEDVGKPVSDYFGISGDGPNVLAYTGNDDGRKFVLDGEMTIDKIKAFGEDFLQDKLKPFYKSDPVPESNDGDVKIVVGNNFDEIVLDESKDVLLEIYAPWCGHCQALEPIYNKLAKHLRGIDSLVIAKMDGTTNEHPRAKSDGFPTLLFFPAGNKSFDPITVDTDRTVVAFYKFLKKHASIPFKLQKPASASTSKPEGTDDTKESSDVKESKSSSSDLKDEL, via the exons ATGCGGATCTTCGTTCTCCTCTCCCTCACCACTCTCCTCCTCTTCTCCACCTTCTCAATTACTTATTGCAAGGACTCCGCCACCGCCACCACCGCCGCCGCTGATGACGATGAAGATCTCAGTTTCCTCGAAGAGGCCGATGACACCTCTTCGTCTCATCATCACCAGTACGAAGGTCACTACCCGGATCCCGACCAAATCGACGACGCTGATCTCGATGACTTCTCTGGCTTCGACGAGACAGAGTTCAATCCTGACGCCTACAAAGAAGCCGAAGTGGACGAAAAGGACGTCGTCATTTTGAAGGATAAGAACTTCACCGACGTTGTCAAGAACAACCGCTACGTTATGGTTGAGTTCTACGCGCCTTGGTGCGGTCACTGCCAAGCCTTGGCTCCCGAGTACGCTGCCGCCGCCACTGAGCTGAAGGGCGAGAACGTCATTTTGGCGAAGGTGGATGCAACGGAGGAGAACGAATTAGCGCAGGAGTACGATATACAGGGTTTTCCCACCGTGTACTTCTTCATTGATGGAGTTCACAAGACTTACAATGGCCTCAGGAACAA AGATGCTATAGTGAGCTGGATTAAGAAGAAGATAGGACCTGGTATCTACAACATTACCACAGTGGAGGATGCTGAACGCATTTTGACCTCCGAAAGCAAAGTTGTTTTGGGATTCCTCAACTCTTTAGTC GGTCCGGAGAGTGACGAGCTAGCTGCTGCATCAAGACTTGAGGATGAAGTCACCTTTTATCAAACTGTGAATCCTGATGTGGCAAAGCTTTTCCATATTGACCCGAGCATTAAGCGCCCAACTTTGATCCTGATCAAGAGAGAGGAGGAAAAACTGAACCATTTTG ATGGTCAATTTGTGAAGTCTGAACTAGCAGACTTTGTGTTTGCCAATAAGCTTCCCTTGGTAACAACTTTTACAAGAGAAAGCGCACCATCAGTTTTTGAAAATCCAATCAAGAAACAG ATATTGTTGTTTGCAACTTCAAACGATTCGGAGAAGTTCCTCCCGGTATTTCAAGATGCAGCAAAATTTTTCAAGGGGAAG CTAATCTTTGTGTATGTGCAAGTGGATAATGAAGATGTTGGAAAGCCGGTTTCAGATTACTTTGGTATATCTGGGGATGGTCCAAAT GTACTTGCATACACTGGTAATGATGATGGAAGAAAATTTGTGCTTGATGGGGAGATGACTATTGACAAAATAAAG GCGTTTGGGGAAGATTTCCTTCAAGACAAGCTAAAACCTTTCTACAAGTCGGATCCAGTTCCAGAAAGT AATGATGGTGATGTGAAAATAGTTGTTGGGAATAACTTTGACGAAATTGTCTTGGATGAGTCAAAGGATGTTCTCCTAGAG ATTTATGCCCCCTGGTGTGGTCACTGCCAAGCACTGGAACCAATATACAACAAACTTGCAAAACATCTTCGCGGTATTGACTCACTTGTTATAGCCAAGATGGATGGAACAACAAATGAGCATCCTAGGGCAAAG TCTGATGGATTCCCCACACTACTCTTCTTCCCAGCAGGAAACAAGAGTTTTGACCCT ATTACTGTTGATACAGATCGTACAGTGGTAGCTTTCTACAAGTTCCTCAAGAAACATGCATCAATCCCATTCAAGCTCCAGAAACCAGCCTCGGCCTCGACTTCTAAACCTGAGGGTACTGATGATACCAAGGAGAGTTCTGACGTCAAGGAAAGCAAGAGTAGCAGTAGCGACTTGAAGGATGAATTATAA
- the LOC107461683 gene encoding probable serine/threonine-protein kinase PBL28 isoform X2, whose translation MRLLWGIKLPLLIFIQLLCLSKLYAEALFTLKGSLSRSQQLGCSIVKYPCRMQWPCRLNCYKLKDPGGIAAKVDGNNDIPTLTPVQEAQVNRQGERRAAAATVGGVAAALLVIIIVVIVYICLMRLKRMMRQTSESASSMPSPTVEMGRSNNSLQVNELCPYYAHNARQLTILELEQATRCFNQSNIVGEDRFGLVYQGLLQDGSIVAIKRRISSLTTNFIREVRKISCIHHMNLVKLIGYYEDGYQQLLVYEHLPNGHVGNHLYDSEGLPIGKLDLWRRLSIALGASKGLEHLHSLDPPLVHTNFRTRNVFLDGSYTAKVSDYGFGTLQREVDQAAASSSCIDCFLDPELSSPENYTQQSDVYSFGVFLLELISGCEVYNRNMSTLEENLVFQAKAKAKDSDGLEKLIDVTLGEHEKHGARRMVRLALLCISKSYRRPSMGQIVEELERIQREIAPLYSQVNEDIGVVTLGSELFQ comes from the exons ATGCGATTGCTATGGGGGATAAAGTTGCCCCTACTCATATTCATTCAACTtttatgtctcagcaaattATATG CTGAGGCTTTGTTCACTTTGAAAGGTTCACTTAGCAGATCACAGCAATTGGGATGCAGCATTGTGAAGTATCCGTGTCGAATGCAATGGCCGTGTCGCCTTAACTGCTATAAACTAAAAGATCCAG GTGGAATAGCAGCAAAGGTGGATGGAAACAATGACATTCCAACACTTACACCTGTTCAAGAAGCTCAAGTTAACAGGCAGGGTGAAAGAAGGGCTGCTGCCGCCACAGTTGGTGGCGTTGCTGCCGCCTTATTGGTGATTATCATTGTGGTAATTGTGTATATCTGCTTGATGcgtcttaaaagaatgatgaggCAAACATCTGAGAGTGCTTCTTCTATGCCATCTCCCACAG TTGAGATGGGAAGAAGCAACAACTCGCTGCAAGTAAACGAACTGTGTCCATATTATGCACACAATGCAAGGCAGTTAACAATTTTAGAACTAGAACAAGCTACAAGATGTTTCAATCAAAGTAATATTGTAGGTGAAGATAGATTTGGTTTGGTTTACCAGGGCTTGCTTCAAGATGGATCTATTGTGGCTATAAAGAGGAGAATATCTTCTCTAACGACGAATTTCATCCGCGAG GTGAGGAAGATATCATGCATTCACCATATGAATCTTGTGAAGCTTATAGGCTACTATGAAGATGGCTATCAACAATTACTAGTGTATGAACATCTCCCTAATGGCCATGTAGGGAATCACCTATATG ATAGTGAAGGTTTACCTATTGGAAAGTTAGACTTGTGGAGGAGGTTATCCATTGCTTTAGGAGCATCCAAAG GACTGGAACATCTTCACAGTTTGGATCCTCCTTTGGTTCACACCAATTTCAGAACTAGAAATGTTTTTTTGGATGGAAGTTACACTGCCAAGGTTTCGGATTACGGATTCGGCACATTGCAAAGAGAAGTTGATCAGGCTGCAGCCTCATCTTCATGCATAGATTGCTTTCTTGACCCAGA GTTGAGTTCACCAGAAAACTATACACAGCAGAGTGATGTATACAGCTTTGGAGTCTTTTTACTGGAGTTGATTAGTGGTTGTGAAGTTTATAACAGAAACATGTCAACCTTAGAAGAAAACCTAGTATTCCAG GCAAAGGCAAAGGCAAAGGATAGTGATGGGTTGGAGAAGTTGATTGATGTAACATTAGGAGAGCATGAAAAACATGGTGCAAGGAGAATGGTGAGGTTGGCATTGTTATGCATAAGCAAGAGTTATAGAAGGCCATCAATGGGGCAAATAGTGGAAGAGCTAGAGCGGATTCAAAGAGAGATTGCTCCTTTGTATTCACAAGTCAATGAGGACATTGGTGTCGTCACTCTTGGGAGTGAACTTTTCCAATAA
- the LOC107461683 gene encoding probable serine/threonine-protein kinase PBL28 isoform X1 — translation MRLLWGIKLPLLIFIQLLCLSKLYAEALFTLKGSLSRSQQLGCSIVKYPCRMQWPCRLNCYKLKDPGAFSLILCGIAAKVDGNNDIPTLTPVQEAQVNRQGERRAAAATVGGVAAALLVIIIVVIVYICLMRLKRMMRQTSESASSMPSPTVEMGRSNNSLQVNELCPYYAHNARQLTILELEQATRCFNQSNIVGEDRFGLVYQGLLQDGSIVAIKRRISSLTTNFIREVRKISCIHHMNLVKLIGYYEDGYQQLLVYEHLPNGHVGNHLYDSEGLPIGKLDLWRRLSIALGASKGLEHLHSLDPPLVHTNFRTRNVFLDGSYTAKVSDYGFGTLQREVDQAAASSSCIDCFLDPELSSPENYTQQSDVYSFGVFLLELISGCEVYNRNMSTLEENLVFQAKAKAKDSDGLEKLIDVTLGEHEKHGARRMVRLALLCISKSYRRPSMGQIVEELERIQREIAPLYSQVNEDIGVVTLGSELFQ, via the exons ATGCGATTGCTATGGGGGATAAAGTTGCCCCTACTCATATTCATTCAACTtttatgtctcagcaaattATATG CTGAGGCTTTGTTCACTTTGAAAGGTTCACTTAGCAGATCACAGCAATTGGGATGCAGCATTGTGAAGTATCCGTGTCGAATGCAATGGCCGTGTCGCCTTAACTGCTATAAACTAAAAGATCCAGGTGCTTTTTCACTGATTCTCT GTGGAATAGCAGCAAAGGTGGATGGAAACAATGACATTCCAACACTTACACCTGTTCAAGAAGCTCAAGTTAACAGGCAGGGTGAAAGAAGGGCTGCTGCCGCCACAGTTGGTGGCGTTGCTGCCGCCTTATTGGTGATTATCATTGTGGTAATTGTGTATATCTGCTTGATGcgtcttaaaagaatgatgaggCAAACATCTGAGAGTGCTTCTTCTATGCCATCTCCCACAG TTGAGATGGGAAGAAGCAACAACTCGCTGCAAGTAAACGAACTGTGTCCATATTATGCACACAATGCAAGGCAGTTAACAATTTTAGAACTAGAACAAGCTACAAGATGTTTCAATCAAAGTAATATTGTAGGTGAAGATAGATTTGGTTTGGTTTACCAGGGCTTGCTTCAAGATGGATCTATTGTGGCTATAAAGAGGAGAATATCTTCTCTAACGACGAATTTCATCCGCGAG GTGAGGAAGATATCATGCATTCACCATATGAATCTTGTGAAGCTTATAGGCTACTATGAAGATGGCTATCAACAATTACTAGTGTATGAACATCTCCCTAATGGCCATGTAGGGAATCACCTATATG ATAGTGAAGGTTTACCTATTGGAAAGTTAGACTTGTGGAGGAGGTTATCCATTGCTTTAGGAGCATCCAAAG GACTGGAACATCTTCACAGTTTGGATCCTCCTTTGGTTCACACCAATTTCAGAACTAGAAATGTTTTTTTGGATGGAAGTTACACTGCCAAGGTTTCGGATTACGGATTCGGCACATTGCAAAGAGAAGTTGATCAGGCTGCAGCCTCATCTTCATGCATAGATTGCTTTCTTGACCCAGA GTTGAGTTCACCAGAAAACTATACACAGCAGAGTGATGTATACAGCTTTGGAGTCTTTTTACTGGAGTTGATTAGTGGTTGTGAAGTTTATAACAGAAACATGTCAACCTTAGAAGAAAACCTAGTATTCCAG GCAAAGGCAAAGGCAAAGGATAGTGATGGGTTGGAGAAGTTGATTGATGTAACATTAGGAGAGCATGAAAAACATGGTGCAAGGAGAATGGTGAGGTTGGCATTGTTATGCATAAGCAAGAGTTATAGAAGGCCATCAATGGGGCAAATAGTGGAAGAGCTAGAGCGGATTCAAAGAGAGATTGCTCCTTTGTATTCACAAGTCAATGAGGACATTGGTGTCGTCACTCTTGGGAGTGAACTTTTCCAATAA
- the LOC107461699 gene encoding early nodulin-20, translating to MASARSLFVFLPLLSLLLLHHHLTVSAESPPSPSPESPADSPASSPVKSSSSPSPSPSLSLSPSVLGFAPGVGAPNSAPASSPDTSSPPEPYSETQSPDFSPESSPFTSPSPSPADGSSLSRAGLDPEDETATASGEGGMSGGKKAGIVIGVIVAAAVVALAGMVYKKRQENIRRSQYGSAARGGLL from the coding sequence ATGGCGAGTGCGAGATCCTTGTTTGTTTTTCTCCCTCTACTCTCCTTGTTATTGTTGCACCATCACCTCACTGTCTCAGCAGAGTCGCCGCCGTCTCCGTCACCGGAATCACCAGCTGACTCGCCCGCAAGCTCACCGGTAAAGTCATCTTCAtctccatctccatctccttcacTTTCACTTTCTCCTTCTGTTTTGGGTTTTGCTCCTGGCGTTGGCGCTCCAAACTCTGCTCCGGCCAGTTCGCCAGACACTTCATCGCCGCCGGAGCCTTATTCGGAAACTCAGAGTCCTGATTTTTCGCCGGAGAGCTCTCCATTTACATCTCCTTCTCCTTCACCAGCGGATGGAAGCTCACTGAGCCGCGCCGGTTTGGACCCCGAGGATGAGACCGCAACTGCATCCGGAGAAGGAGGAATGAGCGGCGGCAAGAAGGCCGGGATAGTGATCGGAGTTATCGTTGCCGCCGCCGTGGTTGCACTGGCAGGGATGGTGTACAAGAAGCGGCAGGAGAATATACGGCGCTCTCAGTACGGATCTGCTGCCAGAGGAGGGCTTCTGTAA